The nucleotide window TCTTAAGTTAAACTTTATTCGTCATACATTGCAGCTAGAGtgacaacacttcctgatcccctatcagctgactaaacactaaccaatcagaagctagcatactttaggtaaatgcaagtgaatgacggagagcagcagattcgacacatcaacttagctacttgtacaaaaaataccaaaatgtatgaatgtgtatataattctggaaacataaatgtacaagtaaataaatatatatgttttaacaaattaacttaaatgcttGATCCTAAGGCTGTGGATCTTTGCAAAGCAAGGCATTTATAGTttataaaatggaaaatatgcaatttttttcttggaatattgCTCCCacgctttaaaaataatagatttatacgtggccctacttatttatttatttttaaacatacaacAGCACATACCTGGTAACAACTTGATGAGTGTAGACCCTGTTGGGACTGCCGAAGGCTTTGGCCAAACCAAAATCCGCCAACTTTACCACTCCATTACCATCAAGCAGCAGATTATTGGGCTTTAAATCCTGGAAATTCAAAATGGCTCATGTCAATTACAGCCCATATGACTATATTCCTCCCTGACATTCTTTGACCTTCTCTTGGCCAACTGTCAGTGCTGTCAGCATGACTAAATTTAAAGTTAACTCTTATTGGAAACAAAACTGTGTACATGATGTGCATATGTGGTGTAATCTGTCTTTACCCTGTGCAAGACCCAATGTTGATGCATGTACTCTAATCCCTGTAGAGTCATGAGGATGTAGGCCTTAATGTGGGCTGGAGTCAGGACGAGGCTGGTGTCCTTGATGATcacctttacaaaaaaaaaaaaaaaaaaaaggagtgaaaAATAGACCATGCAGTATATGCAGCCAGATAGCTGTGATGGATTTACAATCTCTGATTGAGGATGATGATGTCAAAGAAGCTGCACAGCTAAAGTCAGATGCCAGATCTCACCCTTAAGTGCTGTTTGTTCTTCCTACAGTGTAGTTACCTACAGGCAATGAATACAATCCTCCATCTTTTAAATGCCTAAGAATATGCTTTTAGTCTGACCTCAAGTATGGCATCATATTTCATGAGTTCCTAATGGTAGCGCCAAGAGTGGAAAGATattgatttctttcttttttttttctttttttttttttttttaaagcaccttAATCGTGGTCATGATTTATATGTGCATTTATGAAGGGCAGtgtatgctaaatgctaaataaataaataaataaataaataaataaataaataaataaataaataaataaatctcactTCATCTTGTGGAATGGGAAGCTAAAGTgtccaaataaaatatttaaaaaagaaaagaaaccatTGGTAAAAGCAAATTCTGGGATGTAAATAGCTAATCTTTGGATTTAATAAATTACAGAtttaaatttgatggatgagTTACAGCATGcagatgtaataaaaaaaaataaaaataaaaaaaaaatcattcgagGCCGTTTTACCTCCAGATCAGTTTCCATGAAATCAAAAACCAGACTGATGTTTGATTTGTGTCCGAATGCATCCAACAGCTGAAACACAAAGTATAGCTTTTTAAAAATCCATTCTTAccgtataaaagcacaatagtaatataaataaaaatgtatccaCCCCAATAATATTTGGATGATGGAGCTCCTGCAGTAGTTTGATCTCTCGTAGGGCAGTCCTGTTGATACCTACAAGCATGAATTAGCATAGATGCCTTTACAGAGTTGCTTTGTCATACATACTGTGCAGTCTGCCAGATGAGTCAGAACTCACCATCTTTAGCTTCAGTTCTGTGGccaattttaatctaataaggGGAGGAGGAGGCATACAAAATTCATATACATGCACCAGAACAGCCCAAAACTGTTGACAATGGGAGAACGTAAGCTTTTACCTTTTTAATGGCAACTATAGTGTCGGTTGTTTTGTCTCTGGCTTTGTACACTGTGGCAAACTAGAGAACAGAGATTGACAGAAGGATTAGTTTAATAACActgaatgtaatttattatactcACGATAATCCCTCTTGGGAAAATGTAACACATTCTCTGCAGTAAATTTTGGATTGtacctgtactttttttttttttttttttttaactatagatAGTGCATATGTTTCGGAAACAAGAGTGTggtttgggaagaaaaaaaaaccgatCAAATGAGTAACTTAGCTTGGGAATTGGCGATACTATCACGTAATCACAAAATGATGAGCATTAATAATTTCGACGTATAACTGAGCAGTAGTAGAGGGCGTGCCAtactggcattaaaaaaaaattaaaacacagtgctgttaaaaaaaataatgatcaacAATGAGGACCAGTGTGCATCGCAGATGCTTTGTTGACATTAACAACCGGGTTGCTAGCATGCTATTAGCTTTGTTCCATGCAAGCAGAGAGCGAGTGCCCGGAATGGAAAGAGactaagagtaaaaaaaaaataacagacacAGATCGAGACCGTTCACCTGGCCTTCTCCGAGGAAATCCAGCTTTTCGTATCGTTTGGATCTGGACTTTACATCAAACGCCATAACCATAACGGTGTTCTACACATATAAATCCATGTAGTTCCATGAGTGTCAACTTCCGCCTTGTTAAATGTCTAGAAGTAGAGTTTCCGGGTAAAATAAAAGGGTCTTATTTAGTGCAGCAGCGACATCTACTGGTTTGCTATGACACCGCCTGAGTGACCTAGGTTGAAACTGGGTTAAACTATAGCTGCTGATTtagtcaaggaaaaaaaaaggtttcatttCCTGTTGTTTTTGCTCTAGTGGTGAGTCTCTTCACCCCCAAAATGGTAACTCTACTGTTGTATTATATTGCATAGAACAACTGTCATCATACTGCACCCTTTTCCAACCTAAGGCTGTTTGTTTCTACCACTGTACTGTATTATCTTTTCTTTGTCGCTATGtggtattatttattcatctttttgttggcataatgtatttttaaacaacCCTATGAAGTACACTCTATTAATTAAGCTGAATACACATAAGCATACAGACCCTGAACCTGAGAATAGGAAGGTGTGCGAACCACTAGGGTACCGTGCTGcccattcttattattattatgattatgatgattatttttattattattattcattaggttgagtggttagcacgtccacctcccagttccgaggactcgggtttgaatccaggctccggccttcctgggtggagtttgcatgttctccccgtgcctgcgtgggtcttctccgggtactccggtctcctcccacattccaaagacatgcatggcaggttaattgggcactccaaaattgttcctaggtgtgattgtgagtgtggatggttgtttgtctctgtgtgccctgcgattggttggcaaccggaccagggtgtcccccgcctactgcccagagccaggtgagataggctccagcaccccccgcgaccccctgtgaggaataagcggtcaagaaaatggatggatggatattaattattattattattattatcatcattatcatcattattattgtgaGTTGTAGTTGCACAACATATAAAATGTGCTTCACTGTTGTATTTTAGTGCAAGTGGAATCTCGTTTATCAGCCTTGCAGCctttaaacatgtaaacataTGCCACTTGGACAATGTTAATATTTCCCCCCTTTCATGCAGCTATTGTTTTCAAAATATTGTATTAGAACAGCTCTCTGTATGATGCACAGCTACTCCACTGCcgagtaaaaataaatgaatgcctCTCTGAGAGTGCCAATCAAAACTGAAATGAAACGGAACAATTATCTCAGTTAAGGTATAGAATTTTCAGTATTTGAAAATAATGTATCAGCTACGTAAAGCGTTATAATGCTCCTCACAtttttggcttaaaaaaaaaaatctaaaatgttttttttttttttctttttacagtttGACATTACTCTCCTGGGAGTATCTTCTGTCAGTGAGGGAGCTTTTGTGATCCATGCACCGCTGAACACATCTCTACATCCCATCTCCATACACAGTAGATGCCCTCACATCCCACAGGATTAGGCACGGTTCCTCTCTTATGACCCTCCCTGCCTCttcctctcgctctcgctctcgcacacacgcacacaacacaGAGCTTTCATTTTCATGTTACATTTGACAAGAGAAGTGTGAAGGATAAGCGGGCCTAATACACCCCTCACTCTCCCCTCAGATGCACGCGCATTCTGTACGTATGCTGACAGCTCCCAGACGTGACTGACAGCGCCGTATGTGCTCATGCGAGCATTTCTTCTTCAGACTTTAGCAGCAGCCTTTCCTGGCATCCTATTATCAACCTCCAGAGACACTTAGGCGGGCCTTAATGTGGATCATAACTGTCCAGTGGTAGACATAACTCACAAACACTTTAGATCACTGACTCTTAAAACAAATGTGACATGTTGATACCCTTGTCTAATTCAGCTATGATTTGAGCACGCTCATACCTCTAATGTCTTTCTCTGCGACTGCTGCGCACGTGAGGGGAGGCGGTTTGAGTTATAGAGGCCTAAGTGCTTCTGCTGGCGTTTATATAGTTTGTGACAGTAAATCTCATAATAGCGATGGTAGCGTTGTGCACACTAACTCAACTCTGGTTATGTGTCACTTTAGCAGATGGTGATGCAGCTGAGCTGGTCTGTGTGTGTACAATACATGCATAtcgggctgggggggggggggggaccaccAGGCTGTTTGTCAAACTCGTAGGAAGTGGGTGTTGTTGAACGAGTACTTGCCGTCGAACCACATCCTGTTCAGGGAGGCTGAGAATGTTCACGAGGTACTCTTGATAATGTGGCCACAACACAGAGACACATTGCATccaaaaaaagatttgattttTTCATTATagatttaaaacaattttttttagattattattattagaatattttttattattattattattattattataactaattaaataatttatttattttagataatttattatagatatatttttatttactgtatgtcaAGGGTGGACAAACTACAGTTTGTGGGCCACATGCGGCCCACTCCAATCTTTAACCCAGCCCACGATTTGTTTTCATACATCACCCACAATCCACTTATCATACATTTGATTGTCACGTTGATAAAGACGTTTTCAAAAGCGATTTCAAGCTCGGACTGAATGTGCCAACGACGGCGAATGACTCAGCGCAATCACAGCCATTAGAGCGTTTGTCATACACCTGCTTTATGCGTTTCTCAAAGTGATTGCGCTCACAGTGCAGCTGCTTCTGGCCACATGCACAGTTATAATGCGACAGGATGTTTAAGGTGGGATGTTGGAGGTGTGAATGTTCGCACATGCGAAGACAAACCGAATCTGGTTCCTGAGAATAAAATATGGTAATTATGCAGTCTGTTATTTCGTGTTATGGAATATTAGTCATTGAACTTTTCAAAACAGGTTTTACAAATTAGAAAGGAGGTTCCTCCCCATGACATACAAACCAGAAGCCTAAAATATTTAACCTATTTCAACACTATTCACATTTATGTAACATAAAATAGTTTTATAAGCACATTTAATGTAAATTTATAAAAGACAAGAATGGAATATCCATTCATCAGGACATTGGGCTCTATTTTTGTGAACTGtctaaatcctttttttttttttttttttttttttttttttctccccgtcTAAATCCTGATTGGCACGCCGGAGGTGGGTTAGACCCAGTGTTGGTAATTTTGCAGACGAGCGCAGGCTGACACAGAAGGAGGTCTGTGGTGCTCTGGGATTGATCGCTGCCATTTTCAATCATAACCAATGAAAGTGGCTCCTCTCATTCACTTTAAGCGTGGCAATTAATCAGGTTGTGCACTGACAGTCTTGACACAACAAAGCAAGAAGTGATTTTTGACATGTTGACGTGTTTCAAGTCTGAGTACtgtattcattaattaattgtaGCTAATTGAATTGGCACAACAAAGACAAGTGATACACCAGAATCAATAATTAGTCACACTCACATACTGTCGGCAAAACATCAAGTAATAGGAAAAGGGACAGCCACAGACTAATTTACTGTCATTTGTATATAATCAACATATGGCTTTGCAACATTGTTAGATGTTAGCTGTCAGTTGTAATAAGTATGAAGACAGGTTTTATTCGCCAGCTTCTTCGTCCTGTATCTAAGCATCAgcgcaagtgtgtgtgtgtgtgtgtgtcacttgTACAGGACTTCAAGATGAGCCTGTTTGATTGCTTGGCTCATTGAGAGACAACAAAATTATGCTAATGTCCTCATGAGTGGTGGGAGGATGGGAGAAGTGTCGTCTTATCAGATTGACAGAAACAGCGTGGAGCCACAGTTAGAGATATTTAAGGTGGTGTTTACTGTTGTCTTGGTTACCACctgcattgcttttttttttggttctggtCTGTAGCTCCTGTCAGATATGGTTATCACTCTCATTAGAGGGATTTTTACCTTCCAGCCAAATAGAAAGAAAAGCCCTGcagctccctctctctctctctctctctctctctctctctctctctctctctctctctctctctctctctctctctctctctctctctctctctctctctctctatgaagagctgtaaataataataataataataataataataataataataattcagattTTCAAAGATAGTCCACTGTCAAGTTGTGCTTGGACATTGAACCCCGGTTTGCTCCCAGCAAAGTTGTTATATTTCacaaaatcataataaaataactaaaacaataaattaaataaaaattcatataaaagttaattaaaaaataaaacaaaccaacACAACTACTACTCCTAATATTAatgtaaatataatattaaaaaatatataatgtaaaatatgtgaagttttaggtgtggttgtggacccaaaaTTAGAGAAGCGGggcgaggaggcagaggtgaagggaatttaattaaaccaaaacaaaaatgagctcCAAAATGTAACCAAAGCCAGACgttggggaaacaaaaaaaaaaaaaaaaaaaaaaaaaaaaaaaaaacggcagcaAGGCGGGacgaaaacaacaatgaaccaaTCCAGACCGACAGAAGACATGAGACAAAATGTACACATTAATTGatacaacgagacacagctgggcaagacacaagcggcagagggtgctgattggatGACAAATGAGGAagtgcaggcaaacacaggtggacaagacGAGGCTTGACAAGAAAGCAGAACATAATAGATCATAAGAGAAAAACGTAAatgaacatgatgacaaactagaaccctgacaaaagcaaaaaaaaacaacaacaacaacaacaacaaaaaacccaaaccatgacaaaatatataattttgaaaaacaaaaaaaaaacaactaataaacctgctgtaaaaaaaactaaaactaatactaaaactaataatataataaatataataacgaaaaatacataatataataattttgaaaaaataaaaagtaatacaCCGActgtaaaaactaaaataactgAATAAAATGTAACAGTATAAAAGTCCACAAGACGTGAATAAAAGGTATCCATTTTCTTTAGGTCAGTTATGCAAAAGGTAATTTCACACTGGTTTATGTCAGCGAATCAGGAGCAACCGATTGTCTTACCAAGGAGTCATTTACTTCATTAACCCAGCTAGATGGCTCAGGCCTCGCTAATCGACCTTGTCACACATCCCATTAATTCATCACTCTATCAGCATGGCTCTCGCCTCCTCTGACTTGCATACGCGCAAACACAAATTGCATCGTTATTACTCTCACAACATTATCACACtagacgggtttttttttttttttttgtagtcatgCCTCTGTCTGGGCCAACCCCATTAGCTGGTTCAGTCCCATGGGCTTCCCAAGCTCTGATGAACCCTTTGCTGCCCTTTCAGATTAGTGGACTCCCTGAGAAAAGCCCATCATTGATGGGCTCCTCTTCCCCTCTCACAATGTCATCTCAAGGTTAGCATAATGACTCTCACTTGCTCTCTTTCCAGACACACTCGCGCACAAATGAACATCCAGCTGgtgttgatattttcattatcagCTTTCCTGGCTGTTCTATTCATAAAGATAAAGCACTTATTGACATCCACATAAATTGGATGTCAATAAGTGTAAATAATTGTTAAATCATTTCCACACCTACTTTATATGGTAAACTTAACGTgcgtaag belongs to Festucalex cinctus isolate MCC-2025b chromosome 5, RoL_Fcin_1.0, whole genome shotgun sequence and includes:
- the cdk7 gene encoding cyclin-dependent kinase 7, with the translated sequence MVMAFDVKSRSKRYEKLDFLGEGQFATVYKARDKTTDTIVAIKKIKIGHRTEAKDGINRTALREIKLLQELHHPNIIGLLDAFGHKSNISLVFDFMETDLEVIIKDTSLVLTPAHIKAYILMTLQGLEYMHQHWVLHRDLKPNNLLLDGNGVVKLADFGLAKAFGSPNRVYTHQVVTRWYRSPELLFGARMYGVGVDMWAMGCILAELLLRIPFLVGDSDLDQLTKIFEALGTPTEETWPGVSSLPDYMPFKTFPGTPLEHIFSAATDDLLELLHGLFTFNPLTRTTATQALKMKYFSNRPGPTPGPQLPRPNCAAEVLREKERVVLKRKLEGQETGPMKKLIF